The following are encoded together in the Serratia odorifera genome:
- the purH gene encoding bifunctional phosphoribosylaminoimidazolecarboxamide formyltransferase/IMP cyclohydrolase produces the protein MQQPRPIRRALLSVSDKAGIVEFANALVSRGVELLSTGGTARLLADAGLPVTEVSDYTGFPEMMDGRVKTLHPKIHGGILGRRGQDDEIMAQHAIQPIDMVVVNLYPFAQTVARPDCSLEDAVENIDIGGPTMVRSAAKNHKDVAIVVKSSDYAAIITELDNNAGSLLYSTRFNLAIKAFEHTAAYDSMIANYFGALVPAYHGDTEQPAGRFPRTLNLNYVKKQDMRYGENSHQQAAFYIEENLHEASVATATQLQGKALSYNNIADTDAALECVKEFAEPACVIVKHANPCGVAIGESTLSAYERAYQTDPTSAFGGIIAFNRELDAATAQAIISRQFVEVIIAPAISEEARSLLAGKQNVRVLACGQWQQRVAGLDFKRVNGGLLVQDRDLGMVSEDDLRVVTERQPSAQELRDALFCWKVAKFVKSNAIVYARDNMTIGIGAGQMSRVYSAKIAGIKAADEGLEVKGSAMASDAFFPFRDGIDAAAAVGITCVIQPGGSIRDDEVIAAANEHGIAMIFTDMRHFRH, from the coding sequence ATGCAACAACCTCGTCCAATCCGCCGGGCGCTGCTCAGCGTTTCTGACAAAGCCGGTATCGTTGAATTTGCCAACGCGTTGGTAAGCCGCGGCGTTGAACTGCTCTCCACTGGCGGCACCGCCCGCCTGCTGGCCGATGCCGGTCTGCCTGTTACCGAAGTTTCCGACTATACCGGCTTCCCGGAAATGATGGACGGACGAGTCAAAACCCTACACCCCAAGATCCATGGCGGCATTCTGGGACGTCGCGGGCAGGACGATGAGATCATGGCCCAACATGCCATCCAGCCGATCGATATGGTGGTCGTCAATCTGTATCCATTTGCCCAAACGGTAGCGCGCCCGGACTGCTCACTGGAAGACGCCGTCGAGAACATCGATATCGGCGGCCCAACCATGGTGCGCTCGGCGGCCAAGAACCACAAAGACGTTGCCATCGTCGTAAAGAGCAGCGACTACGCCGCCATCATTACCGAGCTGGACAACAACGCCGGTTCTCTGCTGTACAGCACCCGCTTTAACCTGGCGATCAAGGCCTTTGAGCATACCGCAGCTTATGACAGCATGATCGCCAATTACTTTGGTGCATTGGTGCCGGCCTACCACGGTGATACCGAACAACCTGCCGGCCGCTTCCCGCGTACGCTGAATCTGAACTACGTGAAGAAGCAGGATATGCGTTACGGCGAAAACAGCCACCAGCAGGCCGCCTTCTATATAGAAGAGAACCTGCACGAAGCATCGGTCGCTACCGCCACTCAGTTGCAAGGCAAAGCGCTGTCTTACAACAACATTGCCGATACCGACGCCGCACTGGAATGCGTCAAGGAATTTGCCGAACCGGCCTGTGTGATCGTCAAGCACGCCAACCCGTGCGGCGTGGCCATCGGCGAGAGCACGCTGTCCGCCTATGAGCGGGCCTACCAAACCGATCCAACCTCAGCGTTCGGCGGCATTATTGCCTTCAACCGCGAGCTGGATGCCGCCACCGCGCAGGCGATCATCAGCCGCCAGTTTGTGGAAGTGATTATCGCGCCAGCCATCAGTGAAGAAGCGCGCAGCCTGCTGGCAGGCAAACAAAACGTGCGCGTACTGGCCTGTGGCCAGTGGCAGCAACGCGTCGCCGGCCTGGATTTCAAACGCGTCAACGGCGGTTTACTGGTACAGGACCGCGATTTGGGCATGGTTAGCGAAGACGATCTGCGCGTAGTGACAGAACGTCAGCCTTCGGCACAGGAACTGCGTGATGCGCTGTTCTGCTGGAAGGTGGCTAAATTCGTCAAATCCAACGCCATCGTTTATGCCCGCGACAATATGACCATCGGTATCGGCGCAGGCCAAATGAGCCGCGTTTACTCCGCGAAAATCGCCGGTATCAAAGCCGCCGATGAAGGGCTGGAAGTGAAAGGCTCCGCCATGGCGTCTGACGCCTTCTTCCCGTTCCGTGACGGCATTGACGCGGCAGCGGCGGTTGGCATTACCTGTGTCATCCAGCCAGGTGGTTCAATTCGCGATGATGAAGTGATTGCCGCCGCCAATGAACACGGTATTGCCATGATCTTCACTGACATGCGTCATTTCCGCCATTAA